The following proteins are encoded in a genomic region of Methylovorus glucosotrophus:
- a CDS encoding MacB family efflux pump subunit: MSEAIPLIELRAIRKCYGGGDTPEVEVLRGISLSIHAGEFVAIVGASGSGKSTLMNLLGCLDRPTSGEYLFAGLDVAGLGADALAWLRREAFGFVFQGYHLIPTESARENVEMPAIYAGLPDAERAARAISLLQRLGLGDRLDHRPSQLSGGQQQRVSIARALMNGGRIILADEPTGALDSRSGEEVMALLNALADAGHTILLITHDREVAAQARRIIEVRDGQVVADSQASGRDENSVSPSIVNATPAAASLLGSPQQLVAAMQQGSTASPVFWSDLREACRAAWRVMTINRFRTALTLLGIVIGVAAVIVMLAVGNGAKRNILSQISMFGSKNLYLEPQGESALQNGGRISLDDVAAVREIPNVLAAMPYLEGFYTARYDNRDFRTEIGGVTVEFPLTINWNVARGSFFNTTDENSMAKVVLLGTSVKKALFPDEVDPLGKYVLLNNIPFQVIGLLAEKGAGRGQQDEDNRVVIPYSTASSQIFGSPYPNWVAITLDDPALMHETEQAVDQLMMARHHIKDYRLFNAASFIKGQAKASDTMSLLLGLIAVVSLLVGGIGIMNIMLMTVRERTREIGIRMATGARQRDIMRQFLTEAMLVSLVGGAVGVLLGLLIGAVLVVAGVPIIFSISAILGAFGSAMLAGLIFGYTPAKKAAQLDPVVALASE; this comes from the coding sequence GTGAGTGAAGCCATCCCGCTGATCGAGCTGCGCGCCATCCGCAAATGCTATGGCGGCGGCGATACGCCCGAAGTTGAGGTGTTGCGCGGTATCTCGCTCAGCATCCATGCAGGCGAATTCGTGGCCATCGTCGGCGCTTCGGGTTCCGGCAAATCCACGTTGATGAATCTGCTGGGTTGCCTGGACCGGCCGACCAGCGGTGAATACCTGTTCGCCGGGCTAGATGTTGCCGGGCTGGGAGCCGATGCCCTGGCCTGGTTGCGCCGCGAAGCCTTTGGTTTTGTGTTTCAAGGCTATCACCTGATCCCCACCGAATCCGCCCGCGAAAATGTGGAAATGCCCGCCATTTATGCCGGCTTGCCCGATGCCGAGCGCGCAGCGCGTGCCATCAGCCTGCTGCAACGGCTGGGCTTGGGCGACCGCCTTGACCACAGGCCCAGCCAGCTTTCTGGCGGTCAGCAGCAGCGGGTGTCGATTGCGCGGGCGCTGATGAATGGCGGCCGCATCATTCTGGCGGATGAGCCCACCGGTGCGCTGGATAGCCGCAGCGGCGAAGAAGTCATGGCTTTGCTCAATGCACTGGCCGATGCCGGACATACCATTCTGCTGATTACGCATGATCGTGAAGTCGCCGCGCAGGCCAGACGCATCATCGAAGTGCGCGATGGGCAGGTGGTGGCGGATTCCCAAGCTTCTGGCCGTGACGAGAACTCCGTATCGCCTTCCATTGTGAATGCCACCCCCGCTGCAGCTTCCTTGCTGGGCTCACCCCAGCAACTGGTCGCCGCCATGCAGCAAGGCAGCACCGCCTCCCCGGTATTCTGGAGCGATCTGCGCGAGGCCTGCCGCGCCGCCTGGCGCGTGATGACCATCAACCGCTTTCGCACGGCGCTCACCTTGCTCGGCATTGTGATTGGCGTGGCGGCGGTGATCGTCATGCTGGCGGTGGGCAATGGCGCCAAGCGCAACATCCTGTCGCAGATTTCCATGTTCGGCTCCAAGAATCTTTACCTGGAGCCGCAAGGCGAAAGCGCGCTGCAAAACGGCGGGCGCATCTCGCTGGATGACGTCGCTGCTGTGCGCGAGATTCCCAATGTGCTGGCCGCCATGCCGTATCTCGAAGGCTTTTATACTGCGCGCTATGACAACCGGGATTTCCGTACCGAAATTGGCGGCGTCACGGTGGAGTTTCCACTGACCATCAACTGGAACGTGGCGCGTGGCAGCTTTTTTAACACCACCGATGAAAACAGCATGGCAAAAGTCGTGCTGCTGGGCACCAGTGTAAAAAAAGCCTTGTTCCCGGATGAGGTGGACCCGCTCGGCAAATATGTGCTGCTGAACAATATTCCGTTTCAGGTGATCGGCCTGTTGGCAGAAAAAGGCGCGGGCCGCGGGCAGCAGGACGAAGACAATCGCGTGGTGATTCCATATTCCACCGCCAGCAGCCAGATTTTCGGCAGCCCTTACCCCAACTGGGTCGCCATTACGCTGGATGATCCGGCGCTGATGCATGAAACCGAGCAGGCGGTGGATCAGCTCATGATGGCGCGGCACCATATCAAGGATTATCGCCTGTTCAATGCCGCCTCGTTCATCAAGGGCCAGGCCAAAGCCAGCGATACCATGTCCTTGCTGCTGGGGCTGATTGCGGTGGTTTCGTTGCTGGTGGGCGGCATAGGCATCATGAACATCATGCTGATGACGGTGCGTGAGCGCACGCGTGAAATCGGCATCCGCATGGCTACCGGCGCCCGTCAGCGCGACATCATGCGACAGTTTCTCACCGAGGCCATGCTGGTCTCGCTGGTGGGCGGTGCGGTGGGCGTGCTGCTGGGCCTGTTGATCGGGGCGGTGCTGGTGGTGGCTGGCGTGCCTATCATATTTTCAATAAGTGCCATTCTGGGGGCCTTTGGCTCTGCCATGCTGGCGGGCCTGATTTTTGGCTACACGCCTGCCAAAAAGGCGGCGCAGCTGGACCCGGTAGTGGCATTGGCGAGCGAATGA
- a CDS encoding efflux RND transporter periplasmic adaptor subunit: protein MKKQTYGWGLMVLVIVLTGALVWTMRDTVERDTQAVSKGDIEINVSALGTLQPRSYVDVGAQVSGQIRRIHVAPGSHVEKGELLIEIDPSIQQAVVDSDRATLAALKAQLMESQAQSELAGQQHRRQQQLAKDDATREEDVQTALASWRAAEARVDNLRAQIDGAQSTLKGHEAQLGYTRIYAPMAGTVVSLEAREGQTLNATYQTPMILRIADLSSMTVWAEVSEVDVTRVKPGMPVYFTRLGTEQRRWQGKVRQVLPAPPTAAGQGQSSETKPAASSVGKVVTYTVLFDVTNADGDLMPQMTAQVFFVVSQALDVVMVPMQALHIKTPGVYEARVLNKAGKIEVREVRIGLQDRIHGEVLQGLQPSDQVVTSERNISHWAERFQW, encoded by the coding sequence ATGAAGAAGCAAACATATGGATGGGGACTGATGGTCCTGGTGATAGTGCTGACCGGCGCCTTGGTCTGGACCATGCGCGACACGGTGGAGCGCGATACGCAGGCTGTGAGCAAGGGGGACATCGAGATCAATGTCAGCGCACTGGGCACCCTGCAGCCGCGCAGTTATGTGGATGTTGGCGCGCAGGTGTCGGGGCAGATACGGCGCATACACGTGGCCCCCGGCAGCCATGTGGAAAAAGGCGAGCTGCTGATCGAGATAGATCCCAGCATTCAGCAGGCGGTGGTGGATAGCGATCGTGCTACGCTGGCCGCCCTCAAGGCGCAACTGATGGAAAGCCAGGCGCAAAGCGAGCTGGCCGGGCAGCAGCATCGCCGTCAGCAGCAGCTGGCAAAAGACGATGCCACGCGTGAAGAAGATGTACAGACCGCCCTTGCCAGCTGGCGTGCTGCTGAAGCCCGGGTAGACAATCTGCGTGCGCAGATTGATGGCGCCCAGTCTACGCTAAAGGGCCATGAAGCCCAGCTGGGCTACACCCGCATTTATGCGCCTATGGCCGGTACCGTGGTATCGCTGGAGGCGCGTGAAGGGCAAACCCTGAATGCCACTTACCAGACCCCCATGATCCTGCGCATTGCCGACCTCAGCAGCATGACGGTCTGGGCAGAAGTCTCCGAAGTGGATGTCACGCGCGTCAAACCCGGCATGCCGGTGTATTTCACCCGCCTGGGTACCGAGCAGCGCCGTTGGCAGGGCAAGGTGCGGCAAGTGCTGCCAGCGCCACCCACTGCCGCCGGGCAAGGGCAGAGCAGTGAAACCAAACCCGCCGCCTCCTCCGTGGGTAAAGTGGTGACTTACACCGTACTGTTTGATGTGACGAATGCCGATGGTGACCTGATGCCGCAAATGACGGCGCAGGTATTTTTTGTGGTGTCGCAGGCGCTGGATGTGGTGATGGTGCCCATGCAGGCCCTGCATATCAAGACGCCCGGCGTGTATGAAGCGCGGGTGCTGAACAAGGCGGGCAAGATTGAGGTGCGTGAGGTGCGCATTGGCCTGCAGGACCGCATTCATGGCGAAGTCTTGCAAGGCTTGCAGCCCAGCGATCAGGTGGTGACAAGTGAACGCAATATCAGCCACTGGGCCGAGAGGTTTCAGTGGTGA
- a CDS encoding DUF3649 domain-containing protein, with protein MQVYDEGNEMSDVGLAPRKPAQAQRKSGSDTSATSMRWAVFSRVMAAIIGAYVLTLLSIAVLALVLPMSRAESVLLSMLLSFLIYACAVLWVFATRSAWRAWCGMLLPSLLMAAGLGVWWSVR; from the coding sequence ATGCAGGTGTATGACGAAGGCAATGAGATGAGCGACGTCGGGCTGGCGCCGCGCAAACCCGCGCAGGCGCAGCGTAAATCAGGCTCCGACACATCCGCAACCAGCATGCGCTGGGCGGTGTTTTCCCGGGTGATGGCGGCGATTATCGGCGCCTATGTGCTGACGCTGCTGAGCATCGCCGTGCTGGCACTGGTATTGCCGATGTCGCGCGCGGAGTCGGTGTTGCTGTCCATGCTGTTGTCCTTTTTGATTTATGCCTGTGCCGTCCTTTGGGTGTTTGCCACGCGCAGTGCATGGCGCGCATGGTGTGGCATGTTGCTGCCTTCGCTGCTGATGGCAGCGGGGCTGGGTGTGTGGTGGAGTGTGAGATGA
- a CDS encoding FecR family protein → MSNIADQGAKPAETRSAVVRQAAEWLVLLASPEASAADEAAFNAWVQADPAHLNAVVTMRGFVGKLSAIASDTSQRAVLQQALHKPASGRGWRNAVAAMLLLGAMLGSWQLLNPWSAMFADLSTETAEWKNEVLPDQSHLALASATAVDINFSAHERKLALLKGEILVDVAPDPERPFIVQTPHGTMRALGTRFVVTLTDSGTTLTMLHSRVEAKTEAQDQTRIVSAGEQVLLSAEHISTPVAIDTESVAAAWSAHQLMVQDQPMDQVLDKLWRYRRGIVMYRTADMEAMHVSALLPLDDTDRALQLLASSFPLRIRHLTPWLSWVEKVEKPQSAAKVSQAPAQSSSK, encoded by the coding sequence ATGAGCAACATCGCAGATCAGGGCGCAAAGCCAGCTGAAACGAGGTCTGCCGTGGTGCGTCAGGCAGCCGAGTGGCTGGTGCTGCTGGCCAGCCCGGAGGCCAGCGCGGCCGACGAGGCGGCGTTTAATGCCTGGGTGCAGGCAGATCCGGCCCATCTCAATGCCGTGGTTACCATGCGCGGCTTCGTCGGCAAGCTAAGTGCCATAGCGAGCGATACCTCGCAACGCGCTGTTCTCCAGCAGGCGTTGCACAAACCGGCGTCCGGTCGCGGCTGGCGTAACGCAGTCGCCGCGATGTTGCTGCTGGGCGCCATGCTGGGCAGCTGGCAGCTACTCAATCCATGGTCGGCCATGTTTGCCGATCTGAGTACCGAAACCGCCGAGTGGAAAAACGAAGTGCTGCCAGATCAATCGCACCTGGCTTTGGCCAGCGCCACGGCGGTGGATATCAACTTCAGTGCACATGAACGCAAGCTTGCGCTGCTCAAGGGCGAGATTCTGGTGGATGTTGCCCCTGATCCAGAGCGGCCATTTATCGTGCAAACCCCGCATGGCACCATGCGCGCCCTCGGCACGCGCTTTGTGGTGACGCTGACCGATAGCGGGACCACGCTGACCATGCTGCACTCCCGGGTCGAGGCCAAAACGGAGGCGCAAGACCAGACGCGCATAGTCAGTGCAGGCGAGCAGGTGCTGCTGTCGGCTGAACACATCAGCACTCCCGTGGCGATTGATACGGAAAGTGTCGCCGCTGCGTGGAGTGCCCATCAGCTGATGGTGCAGGACCAGCCTATGGACCAGGTGCTCGACAAGCTGTGGCGCTACCGTCGCGGCATTGTCATGTATCGCACGGCCGATATGGAAGCCATGCATGTATCGGCCCTGCTGCCACTGGACGATACAGACCGGGCGCTGCAATTGCTGGCGAGCAGCTTCCCGCTGCGCATCCGTCATTTGACGCCATGGCTGAGCTGGGTGGAGAAGGTGGAAAAGCCTCAGTCGGCAGCCAAGGTCAGCCAGGCCCCTGCGCAGAGTTCATCCAAATAA
- a CDS encoding PepSY-associated TM helix domain-containing protein, producing the protein MKDAFRASMAWVHTWAGLLVCWVLLLIFAAGTASYYRNEITLWMQPELHAIAPSQDSQAHMAERAVIALQQRAPDAKQWFIGFPSERSQGLQIFWEDKLPPGVEPTRERFHDVMLNPDTGLPLEVRETKGGNFFYRLHFDLHYLPVTLARWIVGFCAMFMLVALITGVIIHRRIFKDFFTFRPGKGQRSWLDAHNITGVLALPYHLMITYTGLMLLMYLYMPTPIVVAYQGNNQAFFGELFREEPAPEPSGRAAKLTSIGNLVAQAQHIWRGSEGDGSHAKVDHMHINNPNDAAASVSLDKAGDGGLIESGMSLTFDGVSGKLLHEVDAEQRAVVQTATAMRSLHEANFAQPLLRALFFISGLGGCLMIATGAVLWAVKKRQAQARRLASGLPPTWGLRLVEGLNLGVIAGLPIAFATFFWANRILPVGLADRDEWEIHCVFIAWAAVLLLAQWRPGRHMWQLMLWLGGLMWLALPVLNAMLTPQSALLTTLRQGPAAVAGLDITAMLLGAAICFAAWRTGKVRSQLSNPRRSARPEHRPELAETEVA; encoded by the coding sequence ATGAAAGACGCGTTTAGAGCTTCCATGGCGTGGGTGCACACCTGGGCTGGCTTGCTGGTGTGCTGGGTGTTGCTGCTGATCTTTGCCGCAGGCACGGCCAGTTATTATCGCAACGAGATTACCTTGTGGATGCAGCCCGAACTGCATGCCATTGCCCCCAGTCAGGATAGCCAGGCCCACATGGCCGAGCGGGCGGTGATCGCCCTGCAACAGCGTGCGCCCGATGCCAAGCAATGGTTTATCGGCTTTCCCAGTGAGCGCAGCCAGGGTCTGCAGATTTTCTGGGAAGACAAGCTGCCGCCGGGGGTAGAGCCCACGCGTGAACGTTTTCACGATGTGATGCTGAACCCCGATACCGGCTTGCCGCTGGAGGTGCGGGAAACCAAGGGCGGCAATTTCTTCTACCGGCTGCATTTTGATCTGCATTACCTGCCGGTGACGCTGGCGCGCTGGATCGTCGGTTTTTGCGCCATGTTCATGCTGGTGGCGCTGATCACGGGCGTGATTATCCATCGCCGCATTTTCAAGGATTTTTTCACCTTCAGGCCCGGCAAGGGGCAGCGCTCGTGGCTGGATGCCCACAACATCACCGGTGTGCTGGCCTTGCCCTATCACCTGATGATTACCTATACCGGCCTCATGCTGCTGATGTACCTCTATATGCCCACGCCGATTGTGGTTGCCTACCAGGGCAACAACCAGGCATTTTTCGGCGAACTGTTCCGCGAGGAACCGGCGCCTGAGCCCAGTGGCCGAGCAGCAAAACTGACGTCCATCGGTAATCTTGTCGCACAGGCACAGCATATCTGGCGAGGCAGCGAGGGCGATGGCAGCCATGCAAAAGTCGACCACATGCATATCAATAATCCCAACGATGCTGCCGCCAGCGTCAGCCTGGATAAAGCCGGGGATGGCGGTCTGATCGAGAGCGGCATGTCGCTCACCTTTGATGGTGTCAGCGGCAAGCTGCTGCATGAGGTGGATGCAGAGCAGCGCGCCGTGGTGCAGACCGCCACCGCCATGCGCAGCCTGCACGAGGCGAATTTTGCCCAGCCCTTGCTGCGTGCCCTGTTTTTTATCAGCGGTTTGGGTGGCTGCCTGATGATTGCCACGGGGGCAGTGCTGTGGGCCGTGAAAAAGCGCCAGGCGCAAGCCAGGCGCTTGGCCAGTGGCCTGCCGCCAACCTGGGGATTGCGGCTGGTTGAGGGGTTGAATCTGGGCGTGATTGCGGGTCTGCCTATCGCCTTTGCCACGTTTTTCTGGGCGAACCGCATATTGCCGGTAGGGCTCGCGGACCGCGACGAATGGGAGATTCACTGTGTGTTTATCGCCTGGGCCGCCGTGCTGCTGCTGGCGCAGTGGCGACCGGGGCGGCATATGTGGCAGCTGATGCTCTGGCTGGGCGGCCTGATGTGGCTGGCGCTACCGGTGCTGAATGCCATGCTGACGCCGCAATCGGCCTTGTTGACCACCTTGCGGCAAGGTCCAGCGGCCGTGGCCGGCTTGGATATCACCGCCATGCTGCTGGGCGCGGCTATCTGTTTTGCCGCCTGGCGTACCGGCAAGGTGCGCAGCCAGTTAAGCAATCCTCGGCGCTCTGCGCGGCCTGAACACAGACCCGAACTGGCCGAAACGGAGGTGGCATGA
- a CDS encoding efflux transporter outer membrane subunit codes for MMQFSDLDVPMNAVGAGAARLAGVSNLLAISKRWRLLGGMMGIVAASLSACSSTPLQPLPGTSVPDRWQYATGSVAADAVSQQWWQSFGSDELDQLLTRAQRDSFDVQAAAARVEQAVAQARIAGAPLLPELNLGVNASRQDYLDSHRNADGSSHTVALAASYEVDFWGRNRALRDRARYQLQSSHHDLDTVQLTLTSGVARLYLQVLGLAERLSIAELNVANASRVLEVVEARYRAGAATALEVAQQRGLLASQQRTMETLRQQLADGKTALAVLIGLPPAELVISGQGLQGVQTPQITPGLPAQLLVRRPDIARAEAALAAADANTIAARAAMLPRVQLTGSLGLGGEQWSDMLAHPIYSVAAALTAPVFNAGRLAAGRDLALAQRTELLQNYRAAIVAAFGDVETALNAVQAIEQQRRWQGEELAQAERAFRLAETRYRAGADTLLTMLDAQRTWYSAQDQAVQLTLANLQGRVALFKALGGGWQLTPASAS; via the coding sequence ATGATGCAATTTTCTGATCTGGATGTACCTATGAATGCGGTTGGTGCGGGGGCAGCTCGCCTGGCTGGCGTATCAAATCTGTTGGCGATCTCAAAGCGCTGGCGCTTGCTTGGCGGCATGATGGGCATTGTGGCCGCCAGTTTGAGTGCATGTTCTAGCACGCCGCTGCAACCCTTGCCTGGCACATCGGTGCCTGATCGCTGGCAATACGCGACGGGGAGTGTGGCTGCCGATGCCGTCTCGCAGCAATGGTGGCAAAGTTTTGGCAGTGATGAGCTGGACCAGCTGCTGACCCGTGCCCAGCGCGACAGCTTTGATGTGCAAGCGGCTGCCGCACGCGTGGAGCAGGCCGTGGCGCAGGCGCGGATTGCCGGTGCGCCTTTGTTGCCTGAGCTTAACCTTGGCGTCAACGCCAGTCGGCAGGATTATCTGGATAGTCATCGTAACGCGGATGGTTCCAGCCACACCGTGGCGTTGGCCGCGAGTTATGAAGTGGATTTCTGGGGCCGCAACCGGGCACTGCGCGACCGTGCGCGCTATCAGCTGCAATCCAGCCATCATGATCTCGACACCGTGCAGCTGACACTGACCAGTGGCGTGGCACGTCTTTACCTGCAAGTGCTGGGCCTGGCCGAGCGCCTGTCGATTGCCGAACTGAATGTGGCGAATGCCAGCCGGGTGCTGGAAGTGGTGGAAGCGCGTTATCGCGCCGGGGCGGCAACTGCGCTGGAGGTGGCCCAGCAGCGTGGCTTGCTCGCCAGCCAGCAGCGCACGATGGAAACCCTGCGCCAGCAGCTGGCGGATGGCAAAACCGCGCTGGCGGTGCTGATCGGGCTACCACCGGCGGAGCTGGTGATAAGTGGGCAGGGCTTGCAGGGCGTGCAAACGCCGCAGATTACGCCTGGCCTGCCCGCGCAACTGCTGGTACGGCGGCCGGATATTGCCCGCGCCGAAGCAGCATTGGCGGCGGCCGATGCCAACACCATTGCCGCCCGCGCCGCCATGTTGCCGCGTGTGCAGCTCACCGGCAGCCTGGGGCTGGGCGGCGAGCAATGGAGTGACATGCTGGCGCATCCAATCTACAGCGTGGCCGCTGCGCTGACTGCGCCGGTATTCAACGCCGGTCGGCTGGCGGCTGGCCGTGATCTGGCGCTGGCGCAGCGCACCGAGCTGTTGCAAAACTACCGTGCAGCGATTGTGGCGGCGTTTGGCGATGTGGAAACCGCGCTCAATGCCGTGCAGGCGATTGAGCAACAACGGCGTTGGCAGGGCGAAGAGCTGGCGCAGGCCGAGCGCGCCTTTCGTCTGGCGGAAACTCGCTACCGCGCTGGCGCCGATACCCTGCTGACCATGCTGGATGCCCAGCGCACCTGGTATAGCGCGCAGGATCAAGCCGTGCAGCTCACGCTGGCCAACTTGCAAGGGCGAGTTGCCTTGTTCAAGGCCCTGGGCGGCGGCTGGCAGCTCACTCCTGCATCCGCCTCGTGA
- a CDS encoding TonB-dependent siderophore receptor, protein MPAKAAAWTRLKPACLAVHLALGSMLAISASTQAAEVAQKSYQIPAGSLAQVLNRYAQQAGVLISYDAGLVKNLNSPGLQGQYDVDAGFARLLDGSGLQVKRNAAGYVLEVAPKAAAPDSAAVRDQTLPEVAVVANEERMAVTENTGSYTTGETSTATRLGLSLRETPQSVSVITRQQMDDRALLGLSDVLRQTTGISVNQNGSDVTDGVQYYSRGFAVENYMIDGIPLSTSESWQYQVSDLAFYDRVEVVRGATGLMSGVGTPSAAINLVRKRPTKEFQASVTGMAGSWDNFRGEADVSGSLNEDGSVRGRMVGVRQSSNSFIDRMSSDKEMFYGILEVDLTPSLLFTAGIEYQKYTSTSASRAGLPLFFSDGSRTNWSRSANSSASWADFNHEQRSYFASLEKRFDNDWLAKVVVNQRRSDYDALLGYAIWKTPNRDGTGLGMYKSSWLAKPKQNSIDAYATGPFSLFGREHELVVGVTASKTSWGRTASHGWALSDIDNIYTWNGATPGYDDIPVTGSGAFDSHESGAYTTVRLKPVDDLSIMIGSRISNWSTRNFSWDPSGTQNATDARSESGVVTPYAGVVYDLNRTWSVYASYTDIFKPQTNRGSDGTFLDPLTGSSKEAGVKSEFFNRRLNFSAAVFEIQQDNLAQLIPGVTIDGNSVYRAVSGTKSRGFEAEVSGELRPGWQVVAGLSHSRAKDKDGELLNTYVPQNTIKLFTTYRMSGVLNKLTVGGGTNWQSKTYTDGLGPNGDQRFTQDAYAVVDLMARYQVDSHLSAALNINNVFDKSYYSTTSSSYFGTPRNAMLTLKYQF, encoded by the coding sequence ATGCCTGCAAAAGCGGCAGCGTGGACAAGATTAAAGCCCGCCTGTCTGGCGGTACATCTGGCCCTGGGTTCCATGCTGGCCATCTCGGCAAGCACCCAGGCAGCAGAAGTTGCGCAAAAGAGTTACCAGATTCCAGCGGGCAGTCTCGCCCAGGTATTGAACCGCTACGCGCAGCAGGCTGGCGTGCTGATTTCATATGATGCCGGGCTGGTGAAAAACCTGAATTCGCCCGGCCTGCAAGGGCAATACGACGTGGACGCAGGCTTTGCCCGTTTGCTGGATGGCAGTGGTCTGCAGGTAAAGCGCAATGCCGCAGGCTACGTGCTGGAAGTCGCGCCCAAAGCCGCTGCGCCAGACTCGGCGGCAGTGCGTGATCAGACCCTGCCTGAAGTCGCTGTGGTCGCAAACGAGGAAAGAATGGCCGTTACCGAAAACACCGGCTCGTACACTACGGGCGAGACCAGCACCGCCACCCGGCTCGGTTTGTCCCTGCGCGAAACGCCGCAGTCGGTGAGCGTGATTACGCGCCAGCAAATGGACGACCGCGCCTTGCTGGGCTTGTCAGATGTATTGCGCCAGACCACGGGCATCAGCGTCAACCAGAATGGCTCGGACGTCACCGATGGCGTGCAGTATTACTCGCGCGGCTTCGCGGTAGAAAACTACATGATAGACGGCATCCCGCTGTCGACCAGCGAAAGCTGGCAGTATCAGGTTTCCGACCTGGCATTTTATGACCGGGTTGAGGTGGTAAGGGGCGCGACTGGCCTCATGAGTGGCGTGGGCACGCCTTCCGCCGCCATCAATCTGGTGCGCAAGCGCCCGACCAAAGAGTTTCAGGCCTCGGTCACCGGCATGGCGGGCTCCTGGGATAACTTCCGTGGCGAAGCGGATGTTTCCGGATCGCTGAATGAAGATGGCAGTGTGCGTGGCCGCATGGTGGGCGTGCGCCAGAGCAGCAACTCCTTTATCGACCGCATGAGCTCCGACAAGGAAATGTTCTACGGTATTCTGGAAGTCGACCTCACTCCCAGCCTGCTGTTTACCGCTGGCATTGAATACCAGAAATACACCTCCACTAGCGCCAGCCGTGCAGGCCTGCCCTTGTTCTTCAGCGATGGCAGCCGCACCAACTGGTCGCGTTCGGCCAATTCGTCTGCGTCATGGGCGGATTTCAATCATGAGCAGCGCTCGTATTTTGCCTCGCTGGAAAAGCGTTTTGACAACGACTGGCTGGCCAAGGTCGTGGTCAACCAGCGTCGTAGCGATTACGACGCCCTGCTGGGCTATGCCATCTGGAAGACGCCGAATCGGGATGGTACCGGTTTGGGCATGTACAAGAGCAGCTGGCTGGCCAAGCCCAAGCAAAACAGTATCGATGCCTATGCCACCGGGCCGTTTAGCCTGTTCGGGCGCGAGCATGAGCTCGTGGTCGGCGTCACCGCCTCCAAAACCAGCTGGGGTAGAACAGCCAGTCATGGCTGGGCCCTCAGCGATATTGACAATATCTATACCTGGAATGGCGCTACGCCTGGCTACGACGATATCCCGGTGACTGGTTCCGGTGCGTTTGACAGCCACGAATCCGGTGCCTACACCACGGTGCGCCTCAAGCCCGTGGATGATCTTTCCATCATGATCGGCAGCCGTATCAGCAACTGGAGCACGCGCAACTTCTCCTGGGACCCGAGTGGTACGCAGAATGCCACCGATGCCCGCAGTGAAAGCGGCGTGGTAACGCCGTATGCCGGTGTGGTGTATGACCTCAACCGCACCTGGTCTGTGTATGCGAGCTATACCGATATTTTCAAGCCTCAAACCAATCGCGGTTCTGACGGTACATTTCTGGATCCTCTGACCGGCAGCAGCAAGGAAGCGGGCGTCAAAAGCGAATTCTTCAATCGCAGGCTCAATTTCAGCGCTGCCGTGTTTGAAATTCAACAGGACAATCTGGCGCAGCTGATTCCCGGTGTCACGATTGACGGCAACTCAGTGTATCGCGCTGTATCCGGGACCAAGAGCCGCGGCTTTGAAGCCGAAGTCAGTGGCGAACTTCGCCCGGGTTGGCAAGTGGTGGCCGGTCTTTCGCATAGCCGCGCCAAGGATAAGGACGGCGAGCTGCTGAATACCTATGTTCCGCAGAACACCATCAAGCTGTTCACGACCTATCGCATGAGCGGTGTGCTGAACAAGCTGACGGTGGGCGGCGGCACCAACTGGCAGAGCAAGACCTACACCGATGGGCTGGGCCCGAATGGCGACCAGCGCTTCACGCAGGATGCCTATGCCGTGGTCGACCTAATGGCGCGCTATCAGGTGGATAGCCATCTGTCGGCTGCGCTCAATATCAACAACGTATTCGACAAGTCGTATTACAGCACGACCAGCTCGAGCTATTTCGGTACGCCGCGCAATGCCATGCTGACACTCAAGTATCAGTTCTGA
- a CDS encoding DUF3325 domain-containing protein — MMKGSWLYLAVFALAYLGLASLAYGMERHHKQLTRAHGSSVLAALKRLTPVAAWGWLIAALHLAISLEGAGPGSVLWLGNLTAAAMMLALLLTYAPGLARRLAMVSLPLIVLGMLVAYWA; from the coding sequence ATGATGAAAGGCTCATGGCTTTATCTGGCAGTGTTTGCACTGGCGTATCTGGGGCTGGCAAGCCTGGCCTATGGCATGGAGCGTCACCACAAGCAGCTCACCCGCGCACACGGTTCTTCCGTGCTGGCGGCGCTGAAGCGCCTTACTCCAGTAGCGGCGTGGGGCTGGCTGATTGCCGCCTTGCATCTGGCGATCAGCCTCGAAGGCGCCGGCCCCGGCAGTGTGCTGTGGCTGGGTAATCTCACGGCAGCGGCCATGATGCTGGCCTTGCTGCTGACCTATGCTCCGGGGCTAGCGCGCAGACTTGCCATGGTCAGCCTGCCGCTGATCGTGCTCGGCATGCTAGTGGCTTACTGGGCATAG